Proteins encoded in a region of the Scyliorhinus canicula chromosome 2, sScyCan1.1, whole genome shotgun sequence genome:
- the LOC119954747 gene encoding G-protein coupled receptor 135 produces the protein MDLSTKIPLLYNLTEANGSDTTVTSNQTGAAQQDRASDQPHPNSLLYGMAMASKALILLLIFLLSCLGNSAVIVMIIKHQQLRTVTNAFIMSLSLSDLLTALLCVPFSFIMLFTQEGIWIFGDQFCIANGFFNSCFGIISTLTMTLISFDRYYAIVRQPQEKISRRRATQLLVAVWLTAALFSFPWYLITQAHGPLVVHKKGFYHCMYIFHSGSSRMGTRYSITLIVICYLLPFSLMCFCHYNICKTVRLSEIRVRPVTTYAHLLRFYSEMRTATTVLIMIVFIICCWGPYCVMGIITATGNFHFTPIMDTVAIWLAWANGALNPLIYATRNPNISMLLGRNREDGYRTRNITAYLSSQSHEARSRVDKIRDRYVNRQGSGSQMSTSSPANGDVAMWACKNPAVLFCRDGQPDTVSEPAVPKSETANTSL, from the coding sequence ATGGATCTTTCCACCAAGATTCCACTGTTATACAATCTCACAGAAGCCAACGGCTCCGACACCACAGTCACCAGCAACCAAACTGGGGCTGCTCAGCAGGACCGAGCCAGTGACCAGCCTCACCCTAACTCCCTGCTCTATGGCATGGCCATGGCTTCCAAAGCTCTCATCCTCCTGCTCATTTTCCTGCTGTCCTGTCTGGGCAATTCAGCCGTCATAGTGATGATCATCAAACACCAGCAGCTGAGGACAGTGACCAATGCCTTTATCATGTCCCTGTCCCTGTCTGATCTCCTGACTGCCCTGCTGTGTGTACCCTTCTCCTTCATCATGCTCTTCACCCAGGAGGGGATTTGGATCTTCGGTGACCAGTTCTGCATCGCCAACGGCTTCTTCAACTCTTGCTTTGGGATCATCTCCACTCTCACCATGACTCTCATCTCTTTTGATCGTTACTATGCAATCGTCAGGCAGCCCCAGGAGAAGATTAGCCGACGTAGGGCCACCCAGCTGTTGGTTGCTGTCTGGCTGACTGCAGCCCTTTTCTCTTTCCCCTGGTATCTCATCACACAAGCCCATGGTCCATTGGTTGTCCACAAGAAGGGCTTCTACCACTGCATGTACATCTTCCACTCGGGCAGTTCCAGAATGGGCACACGTTACAGCATCACCCTGATTGTCATCTGCTACCTTCTGCCTTTCTCTTTGATGTGCTTTTGCCACTACAACATCTGTAAAACAgtgaggctgtcagagattcggGTCCGTCCCGTCACCACCTACGCCCATCTACTGCGCTTCTATAGTGAGATGAGGACGGCCACAACTGTGCTGATCATGATCGTCTTCATCATCTGCTGCTGGGGACCCTATTGTGTCATGGGAATCATCACTGCCACTGGCAACTTCCATTTCACCCCCATCATGGACACTGTGGCCATCTGGCTGGCCTGGGCCAACGGAGCCCTCAATCCACTCATCTACGCCACGAGGAACCCCAACATCTCCATGCTTTTGGGGAGGAATAGGGAAGATGGCTACAGGACTAGAAACATCACCGCATACTTGTCCAGCCAGAGCCACGAGGCCAGGAGCAGGGTGGACAAGATAAGGGATCGCTATGTCAATCGACAAGGTTCCGGCAGCCAGATGTCTACTTCCAGCCCTGCAAATGGGGACGTTGCAATGTGGGCCTGTAAAAACCCAGCTGTGCTCTTCTGCAGGGATGGACAACCCGATACTGTGTCTGAGCCTGCTGTACCCAAATCAGAGACTGCCAATACCAGCCTTTAA
- the LOC119954780 gene encoding trans-L-3-hydroxyproline dehydratase isoform X2 encodes MELPLTAPPGIGAAVSVLDMHTGGEPLRIITDGFPPVLGEDILSKRRYVRERLDGLRRRLLFEPRGHSDMYGALLVASERPDAHFGVLFMHNQGYSTMCGHAVLALGRFALDYGLIAQPSSPESQVNIHCPCGLVRAFVQYDKGKSGRVRFHSVPAFVFATDVSVDVPGHGKIVVDIAYGGAFYAFVSADHFGLDVCSSRTWDLVDAAATVTNAVKALVKLHHPDSEDLAFLYGTILTDGKDEFSEEPTANICVFADAQVDRSPCGSGVTARIALQYHKGLIHLNQTRTFQSGPTSSLFTAKAIEETKCGDFKAVIVEVSGQAHYTGTASFYVEDDDDLKDGFLLR; translated from the exons ATGGAGCTGCCGTTGACAGCGCCGCCGGGCATCGGCGCCGCGGTGTCGGTGCTGGACATGCACACGGGCGGCGAGCCGCTGCGGATCATCACCGACGGCTTCCCTCCCGTGCTGGGGGAGGACATCCTGAGCAAGCGACGCTACGTGCGCGAGCGGCTGGACGGCCTGCGGCGGAGGCTGCTCTTCGAGCCCCGCGGCCACTCGGACATGTACGGGGCGCTGCTGGTGGCCTCGGAGCGGCCGGACGCTCACTTCGGCGTCCTCTTCATGCACAACCAGGGCTACAGCACCATGTGCGGCCACGCCGTCCTGGCGCTCGGCCGCTTCGCCCTGGACTACGGGCTGATCGCCCAGCCCAGCTCCCCCGAAAGTCAGGtcaacatccactgtccctgcGGCCTGGTCCGGGCCTTCGTGCAGTACGACAAGGGCAAGAGCGGCCGGGTCCGCTTCCACAGCGTCCCCGCCTTCGTCTTCGCTACAG ATGTTTCTGTTGATGTACCAGGACATGGGAAGATTGTGGTGGATATTGCATATGGAGGTGCTTTTTATGCATTTGTGAGTGCAGATCATTTTGGCTTGGATGTTTGTTCCTCCAGGACCTGGGATCTTGTAGATGCAGCAGCAACTGTAACTAATGCTGTGAAAGCACTG gTTAAACTCCACCACCCTGACAGTGAAGATCTTGCCTTCCTCTATGGCACCATATTAACTGATGGAAAAGATGAATTTTCTGAAGAGCCAACAGCAAATATCTGTGTTTTTGCAGATGCTCAG GTTGACAGAAGTCCCTGTGGCTCGGGTGTGACAGCTCGTATTGCACTGCAGTACCACAAAGGATTAATTCATCTGAATCAGACCAGGACATTTCAGAGTGGTCCAACAAGCTCGCTCTTCACAGCAAAAGCTATAGAG GAAACAAAATGTGGCGATTTCAAAGCTGTTATAGTGGAAGTATCAGGACAAGCACATTACACGGGCACAGCAAGCTTTTACGTGGAAGATGATGATGATCTGAAAGACGGGTTTCTTCTCCGATAA
- the LOC119954780 gene encoding trans-L-3-hydroxyproline dehydratase isoform X1, producing MELPLTAPPGIGAAVSVLDMHTGGEPLRIITDGFPPVLGEDILSKRRYVRERLDGLRRRLLFEPRGHSDMYGALLVASERPDAHFGVLFMHNQGYSTMCGHAVLALGRFALDYGLIAQPSSPESQVNIHCPCGLVRAFVQYDKGKSGRVRFHSVPAFVFATDVSVDVPGHGKIVVDIAYGGAFYAFVSADHFGLDVCSSRTWDLVDAAATVTNAVKALVKLHHPDSEDLAFLYGTILTDGKDEFSEEPTANICVFADAQVDRSPCGSGVTARIALQYHKGLIHLNQTRTFQSGPTSSLFTAKAIEPTVWNLIKCMERSRIALFSGNKMWRFQSCYSGSIRTSTLHGHSKLLRGR from the exons ATGGAGCTGCCGTTGACAGCGCCGCCGGGCATCGGCGCCGCGGTGTCGGTGCTGGACATGCACACGGGCGGCGAGCCGCTGCGGATCATCACCGACGGCTTCCCTCCCGTGCTGGGGGAGGACATCCTGAGCAAGCGACGCTACGTGCGCGAGCGGCTGGACGGCCTGCGGCGGAGGCTGCTCTTCGAGCCCCGCGGCCACTCGGACATGTACGGGGCGCTGCTGGTGGCCTCGGAGCGGCCGGACGCTCACTTCGGCGTCCTCTTCATGCACAACCAGGGCTACAGCACCATGTGCGGCCACGCCGTCCTGGCGCTCGGCCGCTTCGCCCTGGACTACGGGCTGATCGCCCAGCCCAGCTCCCCCGAAAGTCAGGtcaacatccactgtccctgcGGCCTGGTCCGGGCCTTCGTGCAGTACGACAAGGGCAAGAGCGGCCGGGTCCGCTTCCACAGCGTCCCCGCCTTCGTCTTCGCTACAG ATGTTTCTGTTGATGTACCAGGACATGGGAAGATTGTGGTGGATATTGCATATGGAGGTGCTTTTTATGCATTTGTGAGTGCAGATCATTTTGGCTTGGATGTTTGTTCCTCCAGGACCTGGGATCTTGTAGATGCAGCAGCAACTGTAACTAATGCTGTGAAAGCACTG gTTAAACTCCACCACCCTGACAGTGAAGATCTTGCCTTCCTCTATGGCACCATATTAACTGATGGAAAAGATGAATTTTCTGAAGAGCCAACAGCAAATATCTGTGTTTTTGCAGATGCTCAG GTTGACAGAAGTCCCTGTGGCTCGGGTGTGACAGCTCGTATTGCACTGCAGTACCACAAAGGATTAATTCATCTGAATCAGACCAGGACATTTCAGAGTGGTCCAACAAGCTCGCTCTTCACAGCAAAAGCTATAGAG cctaccgtgtggaaccttatcaaatgcatggAAAGAAGCAGAATTGCACTTTTTTCAG GAAACAAAATGTGGCGATTTCAAAGCTGTTATAGTGGAAGTATCAGGACAAGCACATTACACGGGCACAGCAAGCTTTTACGTGGAAGATGA
- the LOC119954798 gene encoding JNK1/MAPK8-associated membrane protein isoform X2 has protein sequence MDVELICPGLYCGKSIIKSRNDSQTQYGDCGVCPRGERADDAKFCRKCEDSPELYDWLYLGFMAMLPLVLHWFFIEWYSGKKSSSALFQHVTALLECTVAAIVTLLVNDPMGQLKIRSCRVKMLSDWYTMLYNPSPDYINTMHCTQEAVFPLYTIIFIYYAFCLVFMMLLRPLLVKKIACGLGKSDRFKSIYAALYFFPILTVLQAVGGGLLYYAFPYIILVLSLVTLAVYMSASEIQTYKDLITRKKRLVVLFSHWMLHAYGIISISRLDKLDQDLPLLALVPTPALFYLLTAKYTEPSRILTEGGNGH, from the exons ATGG ATGTTGAATTAATTTGCCCTGGGTTATACTGTGGAAAATCAATAATAAAAAGCAGAAATGATAGTCAGACGCAGTATGGAGACTGTGGG GTATGCCCAAGAGGGGAAAGAGCGGATGATGCGAAGTTTTGCCGTAAATGTGAGGATTCGCCAGAGCTATATGACTGGCTGTATCTTGGCTTCATGGCAATGCTACCCCTGGTTTTGCATTGGTTCTTTATTGAATGGTATTCGGGGAAAAAGAG TTCCAGTGCACTTTTTCAGCATGTGACTGCATTGTTGGAGTGCACTGTTGCAGCTATTGTTACCTTGTTGGTGAATGATCCAATGGGACAGCTAAAAATCCGATCCTGCCGTGTGAAGATGCTGTCCGATTGGTATACAATGCTTTATAATCCTAGTCCAGATTATATCAACACAATGCATTGTACACAGGAAGCTGTATTCCCTTT ATACACTATTATCTTCATATACTATGCCTTTTGTCTGGTTTTTATGATGCTACTTCGTCCACTCCTGGTTAAAAAAATTGCCTGTGGTCTTGGAAAATCTGATCGATTTAAAAGTATTTATGCAGCCCTGTACTTTTTCCCTATTCTTACTGTGCTTCAGGCAGTTGGTGGAGGCCTGCTCT ATTATGCTTTTCCATACATAATTCTAGTCTTGTCGTTGGTAACTTTGGCTGTATACATGTCTGCTTCAGAAATACAG ACTTACAAGGATCTGATCACCAGAAAGAAGAGGCTGGTGGTCCTGTTTAGTCATTGGATGTTGCATGCCTATGGAATAATCTCGATTTCCAGGTTAGATAAACTGGACCAAGATCTGCCTCTGCTGGCATTAGTGCCCACTCCAGCACTTTTCTATCTGTTGACTGCTAAATATACAGAGCCTTCAAGAATATTGACAGAAGGTGGCAATGGACATTGA
- the LOC119954798 gene encoding JNK1/MAPK8-associated membrane protein isoform X1: MYLEQDVELICPGLYCGKSIIKSRNDSQTQYGDCGVCPRGERADDAKFCRKCEDSPELYDWLYLGFMAMLPLVLHWFFIEWYSGKKSSSALFQHVTALLECTVAAIVTLLVNDPMGQLKIRSCRVKMLSDWYTMLYNPSPDYINTMHCTQEAVFPLYTIIFIYYAFCLVFMMLLRPLLVKKIACGLGKSDRFKSIYAALYFFPILTVLQAVGGGLLYYAFPYIILVLSLVTLAVYMSASEIQTYKDLITRKKRLVVLFSHWMLHAYGIISISRLDKLDQDLPLLALVPTPALFYLLTAKYTEPSRILTEGGNGH, from the exons ATGTATTTAGAACAAG ATGTTGAATTAATTTGCCCTGGGTTATACTGTGGAAAATCAATAATAAAAAGCAGAAATGATAGTCAGACGCAGTATGGAGACTGTGGG GTATGCCCAAGAGGGGAAAGAGCGGATGATGCGAAGTTTTGCCGTAAATGTGAGGATTCGCCAGAGCTATATGACTGGCTGTATCTTGGCTTCATGGCAATGCTACCCCTGGTTTTGCATTGGTTCTTTATTGAATGGTATTCGGGGAAAAAGAG TTCCAGTGCACTTTTTCAGCATGTGACTGCATTGTTGGAGTGCACTGTTGCAGCTATTGTTACCTTGTTGGTGAATGATCCAATGGGACAGCTAAAAATCCGATCCTGCCGTGTGAAGATGCTGTCCGATTGGTATACAATGCTTTATAATCCTAGTCCAGATTATATCAACACAATGCATTGTACACAGGAAGCTGTATTCCCTTT ATACACTATTATCTTCATATACTATGCCTTTTGTCTGGTTTTTATGATGCTACTTCGTCCACTCCTGGTTAAAAAAATTGCCTGTGGTCTTGGAAAATCTGATCGATTTAAAAGTATTTATGCAGCCCTGTACTTTTTCCCTATTCTTACTGTGCTTCAGGCAGTTGGTGGAGGCCTGCTCT ATTATGCTTTTCCATACATAATTCTAGTCTTGTCGTTGGTAACTTTGGCTGTATACATGTCTGCTTCAGAAATACAG ACTTACAAGGATCTGATCACCAGAAAGAAGAGGCTGGTGGTCCTGTTTAGTCATTGGATGTTGCATGCCTATGGAATAATCTCGATTTCCAGGTTAGATAAACTGGACCAAGATCTGCCTCTGCTGGCATTAGTGCCCACTCCAGCACTTTTCTATCTGTTGACTGCTAAATATACAGAGCCTTCAAGAATATTGACAGAAGGTGGCAATGGACATTGA